The sequence below is a genomic window from Candidatus Micrarchaeia archaeon.
TATAATCTCAAAAAAAATAAGGGAGGTAATTAAATGAATATAGAAATAGGAAAGATTTTTTTAATTGCAGTTTTATTATGTATTTCAATAGTAAATTCTGCAGTAATTACTGGATTAGTAACAGAACAAATGACTGATGGGTCTATCGGAGATTCAATTCAAGGGGCGCAAATAACTGCATTTTTAGAACTTTCTGAAAATGAAACTGAAGAAATAGCAACAGCAGTAAGCGGGGAAGATGGTGAATTTAGTTTAAATATAAAAGAAAAGTATGGTAAATATTTAATTACGTCTCAAAAAGAAGGTTATTTTGATGGCGGAGTAGGAGGAATGGAAATAGATGCAGATTATCGACTTTTAAATGGTGATTTAACAATGAGTTTAATTAAATGGTCAACAATTTATGGAACTATTAAATGCGGTGGAGAACCTGCACAAGGGGCAGTAATATCTGCAGAATCAGATTATAAGAATTTTTCCACAACTACAAATGCACAAGGAGAATATGAATTAGAATTGCCAGGAAATGTACCATTTTTATTAAAATTTGAAAAAGAAAATTGTGTTTCTTCATCAATAACAAATGTATACGCAGCAGATATTGATTTTAGTATGGATTTATCAAAGGTTGTAGAAAAATCAAAACCACCTGAAATTATACCTGTGGTGTTAGATACTAAAGAAACAGTACAAGCTGAATCAGATAATACGCTTTTAATTATTGGTGGAGTAATAGTTGTAATTATATTAATTGCAGTATTTTGGTTCATTAAAAAGAGAAAATAATTTCTTTTTATTTTATTTTTTACTTATTTTTAATTATTTTATTAACTATTTTTTAATTTAAAACTTAGTTTTAAAAATAAAAAAGCCTCCGATGGGATTATCAATCTTTGATTGACAAGTTTTGAATGAATTGTCATTCAAAGGTTTTTGAACCCACGACCTCTTGCTTTTTTTCGCCGTTTCTTTTTTCCGCATCCTGCGCTTTTTTCTTTACAAAGAAAAAAGGGCGGTACCAAGCAAGCGCTCTACCAAGCTGAGCTACAGAGGCTTTTAAAAAATACAATTGGATTTGATTTGTTTAAGGTTTTAATCTTTCTGGATCTCTAGGTAATAATATTGCTTCTCTTATATTTTCTAATTTTAATAGTTTTTCAGTTATTCTGTCTAAACCCATACCAACTCCTCCATGTGGAGGACACCCATATTGGAATATTTTTTTATATTCTGACATTTTTTCTAGATCTAATCCTTTTTCTTTTGCTTGTTCAGATAATATTTCTAATCTATGTTCTCTTTGTGATCCAGTTGCAATTTCTACTCCATTATAAATTAAATCAAATGACCTTGTTCCTTTTGAATCATTTTCAGGTTTCATATGATAAAAAGGTCTTTTTTTGAATGGGTAGTTTAAAGCAAAAACAAATTCTTCATTATATTTTTCTTTTATATATTCACTAAGTACTTTTTCTCCTTCTGCATCTAAATCTTCATCAATAGGTATTTCTTTTCCCTTTTGCTTTAAAATTTCTCTTATCTCATGAAAATCTAATCTAGGTATTTTTTTAGGTATTTGAACTTCTTTTTCTAATATTTCTAATTCTTTTTTACATTTTTCATTTATTTTTGTAGTGATATGTATCATTAATCCCTCAATAATATCCATTATATCATGTTCATTTTCAATAAAACCCATTTCAAAATCAATACCTGTAAATTCAGTTAAATGTCTTGTTGTATGTGATTTTTCAGCTCTGAATACAGGACCTATTTCATATACTCTTTCAAATCCTCCTGCTACAAACATTTGTTTATATAATTGAGGAGATTGAGCTAAATATGCCTTTTTACCAAAATAATCCAATGTAAATAGTTCAGACCCTGTTGATTCTTCTCCAGGACTTTCTAACCCTAAAATAGTTATTTTTGGGGTAGCTATCTTAGTAAACCCTTGAGAATCTAAAAATTCAACTGTTGATTTGAATATTTGCGATCTTATTTTAAAAATAGCATTTATTTCAGGTCTTCTTGTATCTAAAAATCTATTATCTAAACGAGTATCTAAATTA
It includes:
- the aspS gene encoding aspartate--tRNA(Asn) ligase — encoded protein: MERTLIKELQENIGKEVLLKCWIVNIRDKKKIKFLVMRDRTGETQGIALEEECDSNSFELISNIYRESVVEIEGNVKKSEQAKQGYEVSIKKIKLLSASEPKLPTEVYGKIESNLDTRLDNRFLDTRRPEINAIFKIRSQIFKSTVEFLDSQGFTKIATPKITILGLESPGEESTGSELFTLDYFGKKAYLAQSPQLYKQMFVAGGFERVYEIGPVFRAEKSHTTRHLTEFTGIDFEMGFIENEHDIMDIIEGLMIHITTKINEKCKKELEILEKEVQIPKKIPRLDFHEIREILKQKGKEIPIDEDLDAEGEKVLSEYIKEKYNEEFVFALNYPFKKRPFYHMKPENDSKGTRSFDLIYNGVEIATGSQREHRLEILSEQAKEKGLDLEKMSEYKKIFQYGCPPHGGVGMGLDRITEKLLKLENIREAILLPRDPERLKP
- a CDS encoding carboxypeptidase regulatory-like domain-containing protein, which translates into the protein MNIEIGKIFLIAVLLCISIVNSAVITGLVTEQMTDGSIGDSIQGAQITAFLELSENETEEIATAVSGEDGEFSLNIKEKYGKYLITSQKEGYFDGGVGGMEIDADYRLLNGDLTMSLIKWSTIYGTIKCGGEPAQGAVISAESDYKNFSTTTNAQGEYELELPGNVPFLLKFEKENCVSSSITNVYAADIDFSMDLSKVVEKSKPPEIIPVVLDTKETVQAESDNTLLIIGGVIVVIILIAVFWFIKKRK